AATTACATTAATAATCAATCCTGCAATTGCATCTCCTTTAACAAATTTTCCTGCTCCATCCATAGCACCATAAAATTCTGCTTCACGGGAAATATTATCACGACGTTTTCTTGCATCAGCTTCAGTGATTAATCCTGTATTTAAATCAGCATCAATAGCCATTTGTTTACCTGGCATTGCATCAAGTGTAAATCTTGCTGCAACTTCAGAAATACGTCCGGATCCTTTTACAATAACCATAAACTGCACGATAAGTAGAATGATGAACACAATAAATCCAACAACATAATTACCGCTAACCACAAACTGTCCAAATGTTTCAATAACTTTTCCGGCATAACCATCAATAAGGATTAGCCTTGTAGAACTTATGTTTAATGATAATCTAAAAAGAGTAGAGATTAAGAGTAAACCGGGGAAAATTGAAATATCTAAAGGTGATTGAATGAAAAGAGATACAACAAATATTAATATTGAAACTGTAATGCTTAATGCAAGAAAAAAATCTAAAAATCCTGCTGGCAATGGAATTAACATTAATCCCAGCATAAAAATCAAAGCAAAAGCTAAAAGGATATCTGTATTTCGACCAAACATTTTCATCACAGTCTACACAATACTTTTCTTTTTAGATTTTTTAAGATTGAAAACATAAGCCAGTACTTGTGCCACAGCTTTAAATAATGACGCAGGAATTTTATCTCCAACCTCACACATTTTATAAAGTGCGCGTGCAAGTTCCCTGTTTTCTTGAATAGGTATGTTATGCTGTTTTGCAACTTCTTTTATTTTTAACGCAAGATTATCAACACCCTTTGCAATAACTTGAGGTGCGGCATCTTTTTGCATATCATATTTAATTGCAACCGCGTAATGAGTTGGGTTTGTAATTACAACATCCGCCTTTGGCAAATCTTGCATCATCCTTCGTTTGGAGGCTTCCATCATTAATTTTTTAATTCTGGATTTTACCTGAGGATCACCTTCAGTCTGTTTCCATTCTTCTTTTACTTCTTCTTTAGTCATCATCATATCTTTATTGAACTTATATTTTTCCCATACAAAATCTGCGGCAGCAATTGCTAGATATACAAGTCCAATTTTCCAGATTAAAGCAAAAGCAGAATCAAGCATAAAAACTAAAATTTCATTTATGCTAAATGATTCTAATTCAGTTGATGATGCGATAAGATCATCAAGCACGAAGTAAGTGAATAATCCCACTAAAATCAATTTAAATAAAGATTTTAAAAGTTCGGCAAATGATTTAGTTGATATTAAATTTTTAATTCCTTTAAAAACATTTAGTTTATCAAACTTTAAAGACATTGCTTCCGGGCTTAGTTTTATTCCTACTTGCCCTATGTTGGATGCAAATACCATGATTATAAGGCCAATCATCACAGGAGCTAAAGTTATAGCAAAAAAAACTGACCAATCCATCATAAAGCTACTGATCATAGAAAGGCGATTTGGAAAAGTATCTAAGGAGTTAAATATTGAGATAGCAAAGTCACTAATTCTACTTCCAATAAAATTTTGGAAGACATAAAGCATAATAAATCCGGTTCCAAAAACAGCGACTGAATTTACCTCACGGCTTCTTGCAACCTGACCTTTGTTACGCGCATCGTCTAATTTTTTCCCGGTCGGTTGTTCGGTTTTTTCTTTGCCGTCTTGTTCTGCCATTCTAAATACCCATTGCTTCTATAAGAGTGTAAAGTTTGCTTTCATAATCCTGCAAAAGATTTTTTATTACATAAAGATATAATGGCGTTGTTGAGGCAAGCATTAAAAGTCCTATACCAATTTTTAACGGTTGCGTTACAAAGAAAACTTGCATCTGTGGAATGATTCTGGAAACGATACCTTCTGCAATATGAATAAGAAAAAAAGAAACCATTATTGGCGAAGCAATCTTAACAGCAATTACAAATATTGAAGAAGCGTAAATAACAATTAAATCATACACCGGTTTTGTTAATGTAAATTTACCAAGTGGTATAACGGAAAAAGAAAACTTGAGTGAACTTATTATGTAGTGATGCCCGTTAATTATAAAAAATATCATCAACGCACCGTAATAGAGAAATTCACCAATTATATTATTGCTTGCATCAGCACTTGGATTAAAAACTTCTGCCATAGTTAATCCCATATCAAATCCAACCAATGTTCCCGCGTATGAAACGCCCCAGAAAACAAACTGAAGCATAAACCCAATAATCAATCCTGTTATTGCCTCTTTGATTGATAGAATAATAATCATATATCCTGTTGGAACTGTAGTGATTACGTTTCTATCAATGGTTAAAAAAACTATGTATGCCAAAACCACTGAAAGAAATAATTTTGGAAGTGTTGGAACTACTTTGCTGCCGAAAATTGGAGATGTAATTAGTGCAGTAGAAATCCTTATGAAAATTAGAATAACTATTATAAAATCTACTATACCAAACATCTTCATCTTACCAGTGTGATAAACATTGTAAAATATTTTTCAGTAAACGTTACCAGCGTGTCTATTATCCATGGTAAAAGAATAACAATTGTTAGAACAGTAAAAAATATTTTTGGTACGAAAGTTAAGGTCATTTCTTGTATTGATGTGGCGGCTTGAAATATCGAGACTACAATTCCAACAAACATTGCAACCGCTAGAATTGGAAGTAGAATTAAAAACGCGGTACTAAATGCGTCTTTCAAAATTTCAACAAGTAGTTCTTCTGTCATTTAAGCAAAACTCCTTACAACAGAACCGATTATTAGATTCCATCCATCAACAAGAATAAAAAGCAATATTTTAAATGGAAGTGAAACAAGCATCGGCGGAAGCATCATCATACCCATAGACATTAGAATACTTGAGATGATCATATCAACCATTAGAAACGGAATGAACAAAAAGAATCCTATTATAAATCCAGTTCGTAATTCGCTTATAACAAAAGCAGGGATTACAATATAAGTTGGAAGTTCATTTCGATTCTTGGGTCTTGTCATATTAGCTAGTGAAATAAAAAGTCCAAGATCTTCATCTCTTACATTTCTAAACATAAATTCTCTTATTGGCTCAATACCTTTATTATAGGCTTCCTCAGTTGTTATCTTTTCATCCATCAAAGGTTTAAGTGCTTCTTCGTTAACTTTATTCCAGGTTGGCGCCATCACAAAAAAAGTAATAAAAAGTGCAACACCGGCTAATAGCTGTCCTGGTGGCATTTGCTGGGTACCGAGTGCACTTTTTAAAAAATGGAAAACAATGATTATTCTTAAATATGCAGTTGTCATAATCATTATAGATGGCGCCAACGCAAGAATGGTCATCAACAACAAAATTTGTAGTGTTACAGAAACATCCTGCGGATTGTCAGAACTTCCAACCTGAACATCAAGTTTAGGTAAGGGAAAGGATAGGCTTTGTGTTTGTTGCGCAAATGAGTTCGCAGCAAATAAAAAAATAAATGTTAAAACTATATAAAGGTTTTTGTTTTTCATCTGGGAAGAAATTTTTTAAAAACATCTGCAAAGTTTTGCGAGGGCAGATTTGCTGAATCGTTTATAATATCTGTTTCATCAGCATCAATTTCTTTTAATAAAGAAATATTGTTTTCGCTAACACCGAGAATTAATAATTTATCTTTTACTTTTACAACCGATAAGAATTTTTTTGGCATTATCATCTGGTTGTTGATAACCTTTATATCAAGTAAAGTATTCCCACCGCGTTTAAATGAATATCGTTTGACAAATACAAGTAGTCCGTAAAGCATTCCACAGATAAGCAGCAGCGGAAAAATTAGTTTTACTATTTCAAAGAATGACATAATCAGATTGCCTTTAGGCGATTTGAAACATCAACAAGATTTACTATTCTGATTCCGAAGTGCTTATCTATAACCACAACTTCGCCTTCAGCAATTTTCTTGTTGTTAACAAAAATATCCACCGGTTCACTTGCTAATTTATCAAGCTCAATTACATAACCGCGTTCTAGTTCAAGTATTTCTTTAATTTGCATTTGAGTTCTACCGAGCTCAATGTAAATACTTAATTGCAAGTCTTTCAGAAAGCTTAACTTTTCCATCGAGTCATTTCCACTGAATCTTGATTCTTCAAACTCTGGTAGCTCTGCTTCATTTATGGATTTTACTTTTCCGTTACCGTTTCTACCGTCTTTATTTGAGCTTTCATAATCTTTCAACGATTCTTCCCCTTGTTTTAATACTTCTTCCATCGCAGACTTTCCTTAGTATGAATTATTGTTTAATAAATTTTTTGTAATCTTAATTGCTTTATGATTGTTTGAAATTCCGGGATGACCATAAAACAAAACTTTGTTGTAAACTCTTACAATGTGCTCATCTTGTATCTTGTTATCCAAAACTATCACATCACCTTTTTTAAGGTCAGAAAAATCTTTAATTGAAATTGATGATTTCCCCAGTTCGACAGTTAGCGGCACATAGGTATGATTTAAATGTTTACTTAATATATCTTTAGTTGTTTTGCCTTGGTTTTTATTCGGTCTAGATGAAGATAGTTTTTGTGAAGACATTTTTGCAAGAATAGAATCAAATGCAAATGTTGCAAAACATAAGTTCATCAGATATGTTTCTTCACCAAAAGAAAATTCAAACGAGATCAGCAGTACTGATTCGTTTGGGGAGGTAAGCTGAACAAAATCAATATCCGGCTCAAAGTGATCCACCACGAAATCCATATTATCTATTATCTGCCAGGTTTTTTTTAGATCATGCATAACCTTTTCAACTATTGAACTTAAAACTTTTTGCTCAATTAGTGTAATGTTGTTGCTTTGTTTTTTACTGGAACCATTACCGCCAAGCAGCCTATCCACAAGGGTTAACGCAAGATCGGCATTAAGTTCTAATATTCCTTTTATGTCTGTGTTTTTTATCTGGAAAGTATAAAGACAAGCAGGATTGGGAACAGAAAGCACATACTCTGAATAATAAATCTGATCAATTGTATTAACTTTTATATTTACAACTGTCTGAAGTTTTGTAACAAGAAAAGAACTTAAGCTTTCTGCAAAGTTTTCGTGGATGTTTCTTATTGTACGCAGTTGAGTTTTAGAAATTCTGTTTGGCAATCTAAAATCATAAGGAATTACTTCATCCTCAACTTGCACTTGCGGAACAGATTCTCCCCCGCTTTGTAACAGCGCATCTATTTCTGATTGTGATAATACTTCTGACATAATTTTAGATTGATTACTGAATAATAAATTTGCTGAAATAAATATTATTTACTTTTGATCCGGGCATCTGAACAGCAAGATTTTTTAGAATCTCTGTTTTTAAAGTATCCCTGTAAGTTGAACTGCCAAGCTGAGTTGTATTTTTACTTGATAGGACACTTATGATTGCGTCTTTAACAATGACTTGTTTTTCTTCCAATGTTTTTTTGGCTTCTTCAGTTTCAACCGAAAGACCAAGACTTGCCAGCAGAAGCATTTTGCCATTTGTTTGTGCGGGGTTTACAATCATATCATCAACAGAAAAAATTAAACCACCTGTGTTACCTTCAGCATTTTTATTTTCTGCCTCACCTGAGTGACCATTGTTGGATTCTTCTTTTGTTTCTCCTGTTTTGTCTGCTTCTTTTTGAGCAATTGTATGACCTCCTGTTAAAAGAACATTTGCAGTTATAAAGTAAACCGCTACCAATTGCACAATAAAGATGGGTAATCCAATCATTAAAATTTTTGGATTGAACATAGACGATTTAGTTTTCGCCTGAATGATTTCCGGGGGTGTATTTGTATTTTCTTCTGCCATAATGGTAAGTCAGTTGCAACCGATATGCCATTAAAGATTTGGGTGGAAATTGAGAAAAGAAGCAAATAAGAAAAGATTTTGTGGTTAATATTATGCAGATGGGTAAAAAGGATTAAATTGTAGGACGATTAAAGTCCTAGCAAAAAGTATAATGAAAATTCATAGATGCTGATACCCAGCCTGGCTTTACCCATTAAAAAAATAACATAAAAATACATTGATTATAAATGAACGTTTACTACATTAATACCAGCTTATAAATTGTTTTTCTTATAATCTAAGGGGATTTTATGAAATCAATAGTTTTATTTGCAATTGCTCTTATCGCCTTAATTACTTTAAGTTCTTGTGAATACAATCCCGTCGAACCTTACGATTTAACACCCAAGGTGTCAATTGTACGTCCCATTAATAACTCTTCAGTGTCTGATTCTATTACGGTTCAAATTCTTGTTAATAATATTGATGCAAAACGAGTTGAGCTATTCTTTGATCATTATGTAATAGATAATGCTGTTTTTCAAAAACCTCCTTATGAATATTTTATTGATTGTAGATGGTATGAGGAAGGAAGCCAGCATATTCTACAAGCAAAGGCTTATAATCAATCCGGTAAAGTTATTGAATCGGATTACACTATTTTTAATATTTATAGGTTTATGCCGAGTAGTCTGAATGCACTTTTAACTTCCGATACAACTATTTCTCTTAGCTGGTCAGACAATTGCAAATTTGAAACAGGATTTGAACTTGAACAAGCGATAGATGATTCTAATTTTATTAAGATTGCTTTACTTGATTCAAATGTTACAACTTACACTATCCATGGAAATTTTGAAACGGAAAAAAAATATTTCTTTCGGGTTAGAGCTTTAACTGAAAATCAATTTAGTGGTTACTCTAATATCACCCAAGCCTCTATACAATTATTTACTCCCGTTAATCTACGCGCTTCTTCAATTACTGATACCTCTATAGTTTTAAATTGGGATGACAATAATACTTTTGAAAAGGGATATGCTATTTCCGAATTTTCAAATGGAACGTATAATGTTATAAGAATACTACCTGCCGGAACTAACTCTTTTATTTATTATAAACAGTTTTATATTTATAATCAATATAAGTTTGCAATTCACGCTATAAGGGACAATTATTTCTCTGATAAAGGATATTTTCAACCAGTTCTAATTTCATTCCTCCCACCAACTGAACTGACTTTCGAACACAATTCCCAATCGTCAGTAAAATTAAAATGGAATTATAATACTACTTTTGAAAAAGGTTTTATCATTTATCGTACGGACGATCAGAATGTTTTTTCAGAAATCGGAAGAGTGGGTAAGAACTTTATTGAGTATGTTAGCAGTAACTTGGACACTAGTAAATCTTATCTGTATAAAGTATCTGCATATACAGATGGTAATACTTCGGGTTCGACAAATGTCATCAAAGTATTTTTTGGGAAAACCATTTCATTAAATAAAAAAATTCAAGTCCCTTATGGAATTTCTGAAGCTGTTGTAAGTAATGATTTTTCAATTGCGGCTTTTGGTGGATATATTTCTAACGGGGTTTGTATTAGAATAATAAAAGTATCTGATGGAAGTATTATTAGAACTTTTTTAGGTGACAGTACTGATCAGATATTTGAACGGCTTACAATAAGTCCAGATAATAGGTTCGTGGCAGGCATTGGTAATTATCATACTTTATTGGTTTTTGATATCTCAACTGGTCTTTTAGTTAAAAAATTAGATCTTATTACTTCTCCAAATTATATTAAATATAGTAGTGATGGTAAATTTTTAATTATGGAAAGAAATAACAAATTAAGATTCTACAATACTACAACCTGGTCATGGGAAGATCGTATGATTTTCAATGACGACTCATATTGCTTGACGATTGATAATATCGATCAATATGTTGCAGCAGGATTTTATAATTCTGATGCTAAGATATATAACTATCAGACCGGTGCTTATGTGCATGATATTTCAGAATCTTTCAGAACATTTGCTCTCAAATATAATCTTAATAATAAGAAACTATTCTTTTCAGCATATGGTTCTCTAAAAATCTTAGATATTAATTCTAACACTATCACTAGACAACTAGACAACATAGGGGCTGTAAATAATTTTGATGTTACAGATGATGAAGATTTAGTAGTCTTTACCGGCGGTGACGGAATCTCTTTCTGGAATACGCAAAAAAATAAACATTATAGAGTACCTTTTGACAACGATACATTTCGTGAAGTTTATATAAGCCCTGATAATAATACATTGTTTGCAAGAGAATTTTTTAAAAGTTATGTTTTATGTGATTTAGAATATAAATGGCTATTGGATACTAACTAGTAACAAACTGAGTTAGAAAATATTATGGATATAATTTTAAATCCTTTAACAAAAAAAGGGAGCTTATTAAGCTCCCTTTATTAACTACTATTTAAGAAATATTATCTAACTAAGTTTGTTATTTCCTGAAGTAATGTATCTGATACAGTTACAATTCTTGCACTTGATTGGAATCCACGTTGTGCTACAATCATTCTGGTAAACTCTTCTGATAAGTCCACATTAGATTGTTCAAGAGCGCCTGATTGAATTGTTGTTCCAGTTGATTCCCCTGGTGCACCAATTAACGGATCACCTGTGTTTGCAGAAACCGTAAACATGTTGTCACCAACACTAATCATTCCGTTTAAATTCGGAAACGTTGCAACCAAGATCTGTGCAAGTTGTCTTGATTGACCATTAGAGAACACTCCAACTATGTATCCGTATTGATCAATATTTATATTTGATAATGAAGCAGCTGAAGATCCGTTTTGTGTTAGTGCAGAGACAACTGAACTTGAAGAAGTTTGTGTTACACCTGTGAAATTATCACCTAGACTAAGGACGATATTCTGTGAACTTGCACCACCTGTTGGTGTAAAAGTAACAACTGGTGGGTTTGGAGATATTGCGTTGATTGAACCATCAGGATTAAATGAAATTGTTCCTGTATTTCCTGACAATGTACCATCAGCAGAAGGAACACTCGAACTCCAGTTCCAGTTATTATTAGATGTTTTTGTAAACTTTAATGTTAAAGTATGTGCAGAACCCAATGAGTCAAATATTGTTACAGACCCTGTTACAATAGTTGGATCACGATTATCATCAACATTAGATGCTAATGAATTTGAATTTGCTGTTTGTGTAACGGCAACAGGGTCATACGAAAAATTAATTCCTAATGTTGCATTCGTAATGCCTATTGGTGTGGGGGCACCACCATTCATTGTAAGCATGTCACCTGTAGCTGGATCAAAAACTACCACAGCTGTTGTTGGCGCAACAACTGCAGCACCGGAAGAATTTAACAATTGATATGTCATATCATATGTATCGGCAGCAGTTTTTGTATATGTAACTTCAAATGTATAAGCGTTACCATTTTCATCATAAATTGTATTCTGATCTGTGACGGAATCGCCAACCAATAAAGCAGAGTTAATATTACCAGTTTGTAAGTATTCTTCAGATCCTGTAAGACTTGACGAACTATCTAAATTGCCCCCCCAGGAAATATCTGTGGTTGCAACTGCTGGTAATCTTAAATTAGAATCGATTATAATATCTTCAAGATAGTTTCCGGGAGGTACACTTCCTTCGGTATTTGCAACTTTACCCTGTACAATGGCACCATTAGATGAGTTTACTAATCTGCCTTCTGCATCAAAAATAAATGCACCGGCTCTGGAATAAAATCTTTCGCCGTTATTATCCAGAACAAATAGTCCTTTACCTTGCAGTGCTAGATCTGTGGTTGTGCCTGTTCCTTCGAATGTACCTTGAGTCCAGTTACGATCAATTGAATTCATTTTCATTCCAAGGCCGATCTGGAATGTATTAGTTCCACCACCGGTTTCTGTTGGGTTAGAACCATAGCGGACAACTTTGTTAAAAGTATCACTAAAAGTAATTCGTGATCCTTTATAACCAATTGTATTTACGTTAGCAATATTGTTGCTAATTACGTCCATCATTGCTTGATGGTTGCGAAGACCGGAAACACCGGAGAAAAGAGAATTTATAAGAGACATTTTAACCTCCTAAGGTTTTTAGTTCTAATCGTTCAACTTCAGTCAGTCAGTTGAACTGGGCGTCCTTAAAAGGTCCCGCCCGTAGTTAATTAATATTTTTTAAGTTGCAAAAACTACGCTGTCGATATTTGTAAAAACATTTTCCTTACTATCTGCAATCGACATAGCAGTAATAACTGTTTTATTTGGAATGTTTACAATAAACGCTGTTGCGTTCATCATTACAAGTGAATCTTTTGATCCTTTCAATTCTGCTCTTTCAACAGCAGTATTGATTTTTAACATTTCTTCATCACTTAGTTCAATATTTCTTTCTTCCAATCTTTTAAGAGCATGCGACGAGAATTTTACTTTCTCCAGCTCTTTCTGAAAGATTGATTCAAAACTATCACCTGGACTTTTTATCCTGGGATTGCTTCCGTTGTAATCACCAATGGGAACAAACGGAACGCTTATTCCATTAATTTCCGGCATTTGTTTTATCCTTCATCATCTGAGTTATAAATTTCCATTATATCCGAAAGATTATATTGAGCTCCGTTTACAACCAGCATTGTACCGTTTTCTGTAAACTTAACTCCATCAATTTTTCCAAGAACATAAGTTGAATAAGACATCAGGTTACTATCAGCATCTTTCGGTTCAACTTTAAAAGTGTATCTCCCCTGAGGTACACTATTACCATCATTATCGGAAAAATCCCAAATAAGTTTATTATCTCCAGAATTTTTAGGAGCGTTTTCTATAGTTTTTACTAATTGTCCACTTTCATTATAAATTTTAACTGTTACACTGCTTGCCATCGTGCTTAAGTCGTAACCAAGTGTTGTGTTTTCCTGTCCGTTATTCTGGAATGTATTTCCGCTGAGTTTCACCTCTTTACCAATAAGTGTTGCAGCAAGCGTGTTGTTTATCGATTGTGACAAATAATAGTTTGCATTTATGCTTGTATCCATCGAGTCATTAAGATTCATTAACTGTTCTAACGATGTAAACTGGGCTAATTGTGATGCAAACTCTGTCCCTTCCATTGGACTCATTGGGTCTTGATTTTGTAGTTGCGCAAGCATCAGTTTTAAAAAATCCTCTTTCCCCATTGCTGTACCATTAGTTAAACCGCCGGATGCGTAACCACTTGTTATATTTGATAATCCATTAACCATTTTTTCTCCTATGCCAAATATTCATAAGTATTATAGCCCATTTTTTTAGCTATAATTGATTCATCAATGTCTTCAGTTTCAATGCTTTGCTCATAAACAGAATTTTTTCTTTTATGATTATTAAACCCGTGTTGTTTCTGATCAGAGTTGTGATATGAAATGTTAATTGAATTTAAATGTACACCGCTTTGTAAAAGATTTTGCTTAAGTTGATCAACATTATTTCTTACAATTTGTCCAACTGTTTCATTTTCAACTTCAACTTTTGCGTTAAGTACGTTATCAATTGTATCAAGCATTACCTTAACAGAGCCCAATTCTTTTGGTACAAGTCTTAATACGATTGATTGCTTATCGCCGCTTTCAAATATTTTATTTACTTCTCGTATCATTTCACCAGCAGAAATAACTTTAACTTTTTCAATCATCTCTGAAGTGCGTGAACTAAATTTTGTTTCTTCAGAATGTACTACTGATTTAAATCCGGTGTTTTCTATTTTGAATTCTGTCTTTAGGTTAGCAGTTAAATCTTGCTGAGGAGCAGTTGTATGATTTTGTGTAGCATTTTTCACTTCAGTGTTTTGAGAAGCTTCAATAGACAAGGCTTGAGTTTTTGATTTGGAATAATCCCGATGATCTTTTTCCGAAAAATGGTTCTGCTCAGAATTATTTTTCATCCCATCATTATTTGTATCAATAGTAATCTTATTTGGTTGCTGTGATGATTTTTTAATATCAGCTATAACTTCGTTATTATTTTTTTCTAAACTTACTTTTACCCAAACTTGCTTTTCATTTTTAGGTTTTAGCTCAACCTGATTTGGTACTGATTTTACAGTTTCATCGATGTTTAAAATATTTTCGCTTTTGTTTAATTCACTATTTACAATAGAATTCTTAATACTCACAGTTTTAGATTCTTCAGCAATTACTTCAAGAGGCGGTATATGGGAGTAAACCCTGCGTTGCATAAAATCAACTTTAGTGTTTTTGTTCTCAAATAGATTTTGATCTTTATTTACACTTTCTTGTTTTACTTGATCGTTTGCAAATTCTTTAAGTCCTGATCGCAAAGTTTCTATTATGCTTTTATCTTTTACGTTAAATGCTTTTTCAGAATTATAAGTAGAGCTTGGTTCGGTTTTACTATTCAATTTAGTAGTTGTATTTGTTGTCTCGCCAGAGTTAATCTTAACGGAAATATTTTCTTTAACGCTTTTATCATTTAGAGCATTCTTATTGCTTTTATCAATAATT
Above is a genomic segment from Ignavibacteriales bacterium containing:
- the fliP gene encoding flagellar type III secretion system pore protein FliP (The bacterial flagellar biogenesis protein FliP forms a type III secretion system (T3SS)-type pore required for flagellar assembly.) — encoded protein: MKNKNLYIVLTFIFLFAANSFAQQTQSLSFPLPKLDVQVGSSDNPQDVSVTLQILLLMTILALAPSIMIMTTAYLRIIIVFHFLKSALGTQQMPPGQLLAGVALFITFFVMAPTWNKVNEEALKPLMDEKITTEEAYNKGIEPIREFMFRNVRDEDLGLFISLANMTRPKNRNELPTYIVIPAFVISELRTGFIIGFFLFIPFLMVDMIISSILMSMGMMMLPPMLVSLPFKILLFILVDGWNLIIGSVVRSFA
- a CDS encoding flagellar hook capping protein produces the protein MVNGLSNITSGYASGGLTNGTAMGKEDFLKLMLAQLQNQDPMSPMEGTEFASQLAQFTSLEQLMNLNDSMDTSINANYYLSQSINNTLAATLIGKEVKLSGNTFQNNGQENTTLGYDLSTMASSVTVKIYNESGQLVKTIENAPKNSGDNKLIWDFSDNDGNSVPQGRYTFKVEPKDADSNLMSYSTYVLGKIDGVKFTENGTMLVVNGAQYNLSDIMEIYNSDDEG
- the fliM gene encoding flagellar motor switch protein FliM, yielding MSEVLSQSEIDALLQSGGESVPQVQVEDEVIPYDFRLPNRISKTQLRTIRNIHENFAESLSSFLVTKLQTVVNIKVNTIDQIYYSEYVLSVPNPACLYTFQIKNTDIKGILELNADLALTLVDRLLGGNGSSKKQSNNITLIEQKVLSSIVEKVMHDLKKTWQIIDNMDFVVDHFEPDIDFVQLTSPNESVLLISFEFSFGEETYLMNLCFATFAFDSILAKMSSQKLSSSRPNKNQGKTTKDILSKHLNHTYVPLTVELGKSSISIKDFSDLKKGDVIVLDNKIQDEHIVRVYNKVLFYGHPGISNNHKAIKITKNLLNNNSY
- the fliN gene encoding flagellar motor switch protein FliN: MEEVLKQGEESLKDYESSNKDGRNGNGKVKSINEAELPEFEESRFSGNDSMEKLSFLKDLQLSIYIELGRTQMQIKEILELERGYVIELDKLASEPVDIFVNNKKIAEGEVVVIDKHFGIRIVNLVDVSNRLKAI
- a CDS encoding flagellar basal body-associated FliL family protein; this encodes MAEENTNTPPEIIQAKTKSSMFNPKILMIGLPIFIVQLVAVYFITANVLLTGGHTIAQKEADKTGETKEESNNGHSGEAENKNAEGNTGGLIFSVDDMIVNPAQTNGKMLLLASLGLSVETEEAKKTLEEKQVIVKDAIISVLSSKNTTQLGSSTYRDTLKTEILKNLAVQMPGSKVNNIYFSKFIIQ
- a CDS encoding flagellar biosynthetic protein FliO; protein product: MSFFEIVKLIFPLLLICGMLYGLLVFVKRYSFKRGGNTLLDIKVINNQMIMPKKFLSVVKVKDKLLILGVSENNISLLKEIDADETDIINDSANLPSQNFADVFKKFLPR
- a CDS encoding flagellar protein; the encoded protein is MPEINGISVPFVPIGDYNGSNPRIKSPGDSFESIFQKELEKVKFSSHALKRLEERNIELSDEEMLKINTAVERAELKGSKDSLVMMNATAFIVNIPNKTVITAMSIADSKENVFTNIDSVVFAT
- a CDS encoding flagellar hook-basal body complex protein: MSLINSLFSGVSGLRNHQAMMDVISNNIANVNTIGYKGSRITFSDTFNKVVRYGSNPTETGGGTNTFQIGLGMKMNSIDRNWTQGTFEGTGTTTDLALQGKGLFVLDNNGERFYSRAGAFIFDAEGRLVNSSNGAIVQGKVANTEGSVPPGNYLEDIIIDSNLRLPAVATTDISWGGNLDSSSSLTGSEEYLQTGNINSALLVGDSVTDQNTIYDENGNAYTFEVTYTKTAADTYDMTYQLLNSSGAAVVAPTTAVVVFDPATGDMLTMNGGAPTPIGITNATLGINFSYDPVAVTQTANSNSLASNVDDNRDPTIVTGSVTIFDSLGSAHTLTLKFTKTSNNNWNWSSSVPSADGTLSGNTGTISFNPDGSINAISPNPPVVTFTPTGGASSQNIVLSLGDNFTGVTQTSSSSVVSALTQNGSSAASLSNINIDQYGYIVGVFSNGQSRQLAQILVATFPNLNGMISVGDNMFTVSANTGDPLIGAPGESTGTTIQSGALEQSNVDLSEEFTRMIVAQRGFQSSARIVTVSDTLLQEITNLVR
- a CDS encoding flagellar biosynthetic protein FliQ; its protein translation is MTEELLVEILKDAFSTAFLILLPILAVAMFVGIVVSIFQAATSIQEMTLTFVPKIFFTVLTIVILLPWIIDTLVTFTEKYFTMFITLVR
- the flhB gene encoding flagellar biosynthesis protein FlhB, yielding MAEQDGKEKTEQPTGKKLDDARNKGQVARSREVNSVAVFGTGFIMLYVFQNFIGSRISDFAISIFNSLDTFPNRLSMISSFMMDWSVFFAITLAPVMIGLIIMVFASNIGQVGIKLSPEAMSLKFDKLNVFKGIKNLISTKSFAELLKSLFKLILVGLFTYFVLDDLIASSTELESFSINEILVFMLDSAFALIWKIGLVYLAIAAADFVWEKYKFNKDMMMTKEEVKEEWKQTEGDPQVKSRIKKLMMEASKRRMMQDLPKADVVITNPTHYAVAIKYDMQKDAAPQVIAKGVDNLALKIKEVAKQHNIPIQENRELARALYKMCEVGDKIPASLFKAVAQVLAYVFNLKKSKKKSIV
- the fliR gene encoding flagellar biosynthetic protein FliR; translated protein: MFGIVDFIIVILIFIRISTALITSPIFGSKVVPTLPKLFLSVVLAYIVFLTIDRNVITTVPTGYMIIILSIKEAITGLIIGFMLQFVFWGVSYAGTLVGFDMGLTMAEVFNPSADASNNIIGEFLYYGALMIFFIINGHHYIISSLKFSFSVIPLGKFTLTKPVYDLIVIYASSIFVIAVKIASPIMVSFFLIHIAEGIVSRIIPQMQVFFVTQPLKIGIGLLMLASTTPLYLYVIKNLLQDYESKLYTLIEAMGI